The sequence below is a genomic window from Ipomoea triloba cultivar NCNSP0323 chromosome 10, ASM357664v1.
ACCTCGCGCGTCGATAAGGAGAGCGCGTTCATCGACACCGTGTCCCCCGTGTAGAACCTCGCCGCCGGCGTCCCGTCCCGCGCTTCTCCGGCGAACGCCTCGTAGAACCCGTGCTCTAGGATTATCGCCATGCTTGATACGCCGCCGCTCAGCATTGAAAGCTGcaaatcaaaaaaattattcaaatcatcagaaatttaaaaaaaaaaaaatctgaattGAAAAAGATCgaatgtttgtatatataggTACTTACAAGAGAGGCGTTTAGCGAGTCTCTGTCTTTGTCGCTTGATTTCTTAATCCATGATCCATACCATATAATCTGtacacaatatatatagaaatgttACATTTTTCGATCACCTGACTTTAAAGTGGTTAGAAAATCAAGATTTTTGATTGAGAGTTGAAAAACTATAAGCTCGAAGTTGAAATCTGAAAAGCTTACTAGACTGCCATGGATGCTTCTGAAAATAGCACTGTGAACACAACCGAGGGTGTGAGTGGTTGAGGAGAAATGTTTGAGGTAGTCGACAAGCTGATCAACTATGACTATAGTTGGCCTGAATATGAAGAAGCTGAGATCCAGATTTCTGTCATTGAATGGTATAAAGCAtgccatttcttcttcttctacaatCCTCTGCTCTGTGATATACTTTGCTAGCACAAGATAAGACCAAATAATTGTAAAGATAGATAACCACATACATATAAgtgatgataatatatatatgtgatataatGTTAATTAGGGTGGgcatataaagtttgatattCAATGTTCAAAGGACGGAATAAATTGATCACGTTGAATTGGTGGAACATTCTAAATTAGCAGTCTCGGGTTTTGGCCAATAGCATGCATGCAGTCTTATTACACTTTGACAACctcaacaataatataatataatataatataatatataatataatcatcCGTTAAttgatataataatttatatattactacattttcatactagctattaagtattaattaatgtttcaattatatatgcattGTTGGGCTGCGGGGACACTCGTGGGTGGTAGGGCTATTGATGATGTCCTCTTTAATTACTTGCCAATcagataatattatattaatgttattttttttaaaaacaatttgttttttttggaaattatatttattttctagtCCAATAAGATTATTTATGGACTTATGGTTTTGTCAGGACCAATTTAGCCTGAATTTTAACTGAGATAGTTTGTACACCTTTTGTACCCGTAATAACCCTATATCATATATGTTATTTGGATTCTACCGAATAGTGTAGGGACTAATCCCTACATTCTTTGCCTACTAAATATATCATAGGTGACTGTATTTGGTAGTAGATGCATGCACACAGGAACCAATTGacaaacttatattaatatataattatgcagattaattaaataattaatatgggACCAGGCATAAGAGAAATTTGGATAATATTCtgtttctagaaaaaaaaaattgtgtcttATATCAGGTGCGCCATAATTGACTCAAACAAGTCTACTCATTATATCAGAGTTGTTGATCCCCACAAAAAccagtttattatttttaaaattttattataaaaatatttaggaataataaattgttgttgtatatatcatattaattattattctacACTCATTACATGCACccaaaaacaaacaatatttCTATACCAAAAGATCAcgagttcaattcttgtcaatatcATCTCGATCAAATTCATCACGAATTGAATTATTGTCACAATTCATGTGTGATTTGCACACTATTTTACATTGGCAGAGTAGTATACATATCCAAAGTAATACTTGGAGGTTTCTCATgttatcccccccccccccccccccccaaaaaaaaaaatttatatatttgacttttaattagtattttttttatttattacaattcTACCAACTAATTAACGAGGAGATTAGGGGTGCAAACGAGTTGAGCCGAGCACGAGCCTGGGGTGGCTTGAGCTCAAGCTCGTTAAGAAATGTGTTACTCAAGCTTGAGCTCGATCGAGCTCAAGCTCGGCTCGAGCAACCCAATTATTCGAGCTCAAAATCAGGCTCAAATTTCACCTGTTTGAATTCATcatacaattaataataaatactattttatccatacataaataataaatattttaaaacttttaaaagtacaattaataatatatatatatatatatatatatatatatatatatatatatatatatatataatttattaatgacTCGCGAGCGGCTCAATAAGCCACGAGCCTATAATAAATGAGCTCGGCTCAATAATAAAATGAGCCGGCTCGAGCTCGagtcgagctttgaccgagcggctcaCGAGCCGCTTGGCTCATTTGTAGCCCTAAGGGAGATAATGAAATAatagtgaaattattattaatattatgactTTTGGGATCAGAGCTGCTTTGTAGAGTTGGTAGTGTTTCTTACTTGCGTTTTGTCactgttttcattttttagcaCATGGAGCTCAACTGTGTGCACTTGACGGGTATATTATGGATATTTCGCCTGTGAAACAAAATAATGGTCACCAACTTGGGACAAGTCTATCAAGCATTCTATTGGACAATGTTTTGATAATTTGAAACATGGTATTATTTATATAGAATTTATGGATAGTGTATGTGCACTTCTTTGTACTATTTTGTACATTTTAGACCCGGCTACTGTGGAATAATGGGCAAATAGCATTCGATTATCATATTTCAATACTTTAGGCGCATTTTACGTGATTGTGACCGTGCAACGCATAAATGCACATAAATGAAACAactaacaaataacaaaatacaTGCCAAAAAGATGataaaatgaacaaataaatGCATGTCATCCCATGCAGAATGCACACAAACAGCCGCATGATGAGTTCCCACAACCGCAAACAACCTATATGTGCACAACGCAAGTGCACACACAAATAATAGTGTGCATTTGTCCGAAGCATACCAATGTGCAGACCTCACATGATAGAGCATAAAAGTTCACACACCGCACCGCCATTGACACAATGACATACGGAAAAAATCACAACCGTCCATCTGCCTagtctaatttttttattaaaaaaatgttgttgtatttttataaataacttgaactttggtgcaaataacatgtgttaaaagtgcaagtaactggTGCAAGTGTGCacgtaaaatcacttaaaagtgcaaccattttcacttaatagtgcaagtaatttgcCGTTTCAATTGGTGTACCTAATAATAGCATTATGTGCACTTAATATTATTGCTCagtgtatattatattgttgcacttataatacattttacttgcacttaagtGTACTctatgaaactgttacttgcattttaaatacaatttacttgcacttcaaagttcgcattatttataaaaatgtcacgatgtttttttattttttattttgaaaaaaaaaagtgtttctAATCTATTAGATTTGGATAGATAGACGTTTGCGATGGGTTctcatttctctcctgggcatgtggtatatatatataggcacacACATATGAGTGGTCTTGAAATTTGAGACTTATGCATATGAtgatatgaatatatttaaaatccAGTTAGCTTAGGTTGGTGGAATATTATGAATAGCTGAAGGTCATAACAAGTGGTTAAGATCTTCTCTTTGAAATTTTAGGTTACTACTTGTCAAATACGTAAAGCTTGAAAGACTCCTGTGTGGATGAGTGGATCGGACTCCATTATCATTTAaaatttgttgttattattattattatcaatggAAATTAGTAGTATAAATGTGCCAGCTGATGAAGTGTTCTCTTTTttattgagatttttttttttttttttttttttacatttgcaaaagtaaaaaaaaaaaaaaaaaatagaaaagaggaCAGTGCAATTCCGAATGAATCTAGTGGACAGTACAATTCACAgtagaaattaattttaaaaagtagatGTATGCTGTTAAAAGTCTCCCATTTGAACACAATATTTGTCGCCCATAGCCGCCCGAAGACTATTACGTACATGAAATTTGACTTTGTGTAATGCCTTGATTTAGTATGATATGATCTCATCTGATAAATCATTCAAATTGATactctaattatatatatcatgctaTAACCGtcagaaatttatttatttattcattattcataaATTGATCGATGTTGTAAACTCAAtgattaaagaaaattatacatGCATCAATGTATTTAGTGATGGAAAAATTTGGAGCAATCCCAACTGAATTATTCGAAtaattaacttaataattacaaaattctatGTTCAACATCTTAAGAGTAAACTCATTTGTTTGggatttttattgatttttgtcCGTATGAttgagagagagaagagaacaagagaacaaaaaaattaaaaaaaaaaaaaacactaagcAGCCAGGCTTTTGTGAGACGCTAGGTCTACAAAAAAGCTACGCTTGCCCACAgtaattttttcactttttcttctATCTTCTCTCTCCTTCGCATATGCATTAAAGTGCAAAAACTAACAAAAAATTCATGCTCTAAGAATAGTTGTTGTGACCTTTTAACAGTTAAAGTCATAAGATTAGTTGTTGTGATCTTTTAACAGTTAAAGTCATAATACGCAATTAATGAAAGGGCACAATTTATAAGAACATGTGATAGCTTCCCAATTGATAAAGACCATACATGGATTTGGACCAACATGCATGTGCTCATCAAATGACAAGAATTCTTACATGCACAGTTATTTTTATTAGGAagaagtgtcaaatagaccatcgaattTGTATAATTTGTGTAATTAGACCATCGAATAAAAAAAGTTTGCAATTAAACTATTTAACATTAAAAATGGGGGCAGTTAGCATTCTTTGTAGGTAAATAACAAGTTGCTGGTAAACTTTGGATTTAATGTAACATGctacatgaaaaataaaataaaattgtctttaattatttaacaaatataatataatattaattttctagcattaataataaaataaagttgtctttaaattatataacattaaaAATGTGTGCAATTAGCATTATTtgctctttttttcttcttcttcttcttccctttccTTTCATCTTTTATTTCCTAGTCACACCTACAAAAATTCTTCAAAAACTATAACTATTGAGATGCTCTTAGGCATTCCCTAATAGTGATATTGGGGAAGGTTTTGGAACAGTAAAATCCAATGGTcaagtttttaacaaatgtgatGTTTGAAATTTTGATGAGATTTTCTTCCTGCAAGGGTATGGATTTTGGCAGAGGTGTAGCAGAGATGTGGCAGGAGAACAGCACAAAAGGTGGCGCGTTGAGCGCAAAATCTGCGCCCAGCAAGCGCGTGCCGTGCACCCGCTCGCTGGGCGCGTAAGtctctttgattgttttttattttcgtttttttttttaatttcaaattttattttgttttttttttcttttttcttcccctcacattttctcttttctaatcacacctaTAAAATCTCCTCAAAACAAGGCCTTACCATTGTATCTATCTTAGATGTGAAATACTGTTTTGGATAAGTAGAATCCAAAGAAAATAGTACACCCTGTCTGCTTCCATTCAGTGCAGTACTATTAGAAATGagaaaaaatgaattgaagagCAATTTGCATTGGTAGTTTCGTTTCACACGCGACAGTGAGCCATAACAAAAATACTACTCCGCCCCGTGAGATGGATTAAACAGAGAAGAGTCAACATCTGGCAGCGCTTCTAGAAATCACTCTACTCGATCTACGTACTCTTattacaaattcaatttttccTCTTTCTTTCCCCCCCTTTTTGCACATATATCCCTTACCCACTTTTTTACTTTCGTTATTTACTTATCAATTACTTGTCATCTTCAACTAGGGTTTATAAATAATATCATAATGTTATGTTGAATCAGATactgttataattttttatttacataCAAAGTgtttatcatttttgtttaatCTCAATAATTGCATTATCTTTCTTAGCTTGGTGTAGTTAGTGTGCCAAGTTAATTTTGGGTTGGATATTTATTACCTTCTATTGTTATAATTCATGTACATATTAATCATGCCATTTACACACTGGCATTAAGATTAATCATGCATCCAGCGTTAGTTTAAGAATACATTGTAGAGGAACTTATTATAGTGACTAACTTATATAGTTGAAAGGTCACAAATTTACACATTTCATAGTTACGGTGCACCAAGCATGGAATAAACCGTATTGCAAAACCGTTTAGATTAACACCAAAATAATTGCATTTAAGTCATCCAAACGTATACATAGAGAACCCAATAATTAAAATGTGTCTAAGACTAGTATCTAAGCATTTCTCGCCTAAGGATTCATATGCTCCCAGAAACACAACACAAGGAAAGGTAAGGGAGAACAACCATGTACCAAAATGATATTTCATATATGGGggtaatattatatatcattCTGCAACAGATCCAAATCAGGCATTGATCAATGCATGATGATTGCAGGGAAAATAATATGGCATTACAGCCCCTTCATGGGGGGAGTAATTGAGCAAATAGAAACACACAAGATACTAGTTAAGCCAGGAAGACATACATACTGGCCTCTCTTCCTGCTAGCTAGTTCTTTCTTTCTAAATCACAGTTTTAATTTGTATCTTGACATCTACTCTAAAATCAAGAGTGGAGATACTAGTACAAGAATGGGTGTGCTATCCTTCATGGTTCACTGTCGATCTGCAAGTAAACTTCAAAAAGGACCATCAGAGATCTTTATGGAACACTTGTTCTATTTTTATCAATACACATGAGTAATGTTTTGTAGAAAGTTTAACCAAAATTAACTCCATACATCAATACTTATTTCCTTCCACCAGTCATCACGGGAGACACTTCTTTGTGTGCTATAGTACTATTTTTCCTTTACACCACTTATCTAATTACCTTGCTACCAAAAAAAATAGCAACAACATTATTGTCAACAAGAAAATAGGACTAGCCAGCTTCTATGAAAGATTTCTTTGTGGACAGCCAATTTGATTTAAAGCAAATACGATTGTTTCAAAACATGGTTAATAAATTGATAGAGTAGGGGATACTAATAccatgaaaattgaaatttaaggtTATATTAACCATACTTCTTTCTTCCAAAATTATAGCTTGAACCTAAGAGCATCTTCTTAGATAGTTTTTATTCAGTTTTGTGGAATGATTAGTATCACAATAGAGATTTACCACTACTTTAATGCATTCAGCAATAGGAAATACTAACATGAAAATGGGAAATTTATAGAAGATTAAgttattgaagaaaaaagtgaGGCTCACTTTTTAAATGATACCTCTCTATAAGTCAATGGGGACCCTCAACCCATCATATGCCAGCTGAACTTGTATTCCTTCCCTGGAAACAAAAGTATGGAGTAAAGTTTCAATTCAAGTGTCATAACTGTGAGAAGAAATTTCAGGAAATTATACCTTTTAGaccattccataaggaatgCATTGTCTTTGTGATGATCAAATTCGTGAGTCATCCCAATTAAAAAAGCCCTCTTTGGGCATAGTCTTTTAATAGCATCAAGGGTCTGAAAAGAGAATTTTGAATGAATTACAACCATTAGCTTTTATAGCAGTAAGAATACAAACTAAAGGACTGTAGAAAGTATGTAAACCTGAGGGAAGCACAAGTGAACATTGTGGGAACCCGTCTGCAAAGAGGGACAGGTAGAGTGCAAAGGATTTAAAAAACTGAGAAAATTGGAACTAAGATGAAAAAATAAATCTGTAAAGTCATAATATGGCTGTATGACTTGCCTTATAAAGGCTGTCCAAGATAAGTAGATCCAACTGTTGACCACTATCTTTTGAGATATCTGCAAAATGCATAACATCATTCTGCATCCTTTATAAGTAGTAACAATTCTATCAcaatataattagtttatttttccatatTGGATTTTATTCAAGAACTTTTAGGTTCAAGCCTAAGAGCAAGGATGTGAAAAATTACATACTGAAGGACACATAAGAAAATACTCACAAGATTCTGTACTTGGAAGAAAGCGTGAAACATCAGATATATATGCAACTCTATACTTTCCACCAAAAAGAAAGCCCAAGCATACATAGTCTTCCCCATGCATCACCTAGATCAGAAAATAAGCATTGAAAACAAGATAAAAGAAAAACGAAGAGAATGCGTAACAAGGACAATGAAAAGGAGAAAACTAACTGGCAGTGGAACAAATTCTAGTCCTGATGCAACAAATGGCTTTGTACAATCATTTTCAATGATCTGCCAATCAAGTTGTGCTACACGCCTAACTTCCTGGCCAGCCTTGAGTTTTTTCTGAACCAAGTAGGGAAATTTCACAGCAAGACTGTTTTATGGAAAAAGAATATCACAATAAGCATCAAGCAAAATGCTCAACTAGGCAATTAAAAGTGAAGTAGGAGTTCAAGTTTTCATATGTGATATGAGATTTGTTTAGTTGATAATATCACTGTCAACAGAAATAACTGAATGCCACTTTTTACACATTACAGTTTGCTTATTTGCAATAGTAGgaacaagaaaattttaaatatatttgaagGAGCacaaaaagaaaatcaagagATTATGATCTTTAATAGAATCTTAAGAAAACTCCAAAATGTTTTCTTCtgttttatcttctttttaaaaaaatcttctcTTAAGGTGTAAATGTGTAAACAGTGCACTTCTGCATATGTATAAGGAGAGTACAATAGAAAATTAAGAATCAATAATGAAAACTCAATCATTGCaagttattaaaatgcaccCAATTTTGCACAACCTTTAAAATCTTTTCCTTCTAACTTGGAAGGAGCAGAAGGGATGGCTCATGGTTGGATCCACTCCACCAAGACCCAAGTTGGCTTATTTCTAACCAATGGCATACCTTAATGTTCCAGGGTTTAGGATTATACCTATCCATTGCATACTGATTAAGAAAAACTGGTGTAGGGTCAATGTCATTTGTTGGACTAAACGGTTGAACTGCACGTATATCATCCAAACCAAGAACTGCATCAGCATGTTCATGAGTCAAAACAATCTGGGAATAGAACAATTGTCAGCTATTTGCATTTTGGTTTCTACTGTCAAAGAATTCATAGATTCTAGTATACTACTGATCTGGGACATTAagcattataaataataaaaaaggttTATACTCTTTTTAGAAATATCATCAGAAAATGAAAGCAATGATTATATCAAGAAGCTGGTATATCTGCAAACCGCTTATCATTGTTCAAGTTTCAACTGCAACTAGCTTGTGTCTTAGTTGGAAACAAAGTTGCTTGAGTATGGAACATTAGTATTTCTTACATTGGTAATTGAAAGTATCTTTGATATTTTACAGAGTTTATGTTTTAACATTAGTAAGTCTCTTACAGTCTCAACTATAGTAATatctctttttttattattatttttcttgaaataaACAAGCAATAGAATTTATTCTTTGGTGGAAAAATGAAATGTTAGACAATTCAGAAAATTTAGAATCTgtaaattataagaaaaactTGGGCAGAAGGAATTGAGGTTCAATATGAAAATACAGGTCTTGTTTGTTTTTCAATGTGGAAAGTTACAACCACTGCTTTTTCAAAGTAATCTATTTGGCTAGGTGCACCGTGCACTTTTATCTCGTCATGACAATAGTGATCATCTAATGCCTCCCTTTTCTTCTCTATAGATTCCatcagaatttttatttttattttttggaattaGTTTACAAAATCAAAGGAGGCAACAATTGTCCATATGTCAAAAGAGCTGATCTATGCTTTCTCAGCTTCTAAAAAATGATGTTTTCTATTAATCTAATGTCAAGGTGTGATTTCCTATTAATGGAGTAACCTTAAAGTACAAGATTCAAATACTAAAAGAATAGCACTATCCAACTTTTTGTAGCTTGGCTTAGAGAACATCATATACATGTTGCCTACAAAACTTGACAATACCTTGATAGAAGAAGTACTAATGTCTTTAAAGTTAGCTAGTGTTTAGTTCTCTACTCAATATCTTTTCTCAGACATGACAAAAATTAGCTAGTCACATCATAATCTAGATGGGTCCACCCAAAAAGAATATCATATCCTTTCCCAGACACAGTCAGCATCTTCCTGGCAAATGCCAATTGCCCAAGGAGCTGAAGGATTAAGCAATTGGCTGAAGCCTGATAACCAAACAGCAAAGTCCTTGAGGCTAAAATTTTACCATTCTATATGAATATCTTTGAAGGTCAAATAGTGCAACCATTAATATATTACTATCACCTAAGGAAGACTCAGTTTAGTATGCTCAGTAAGCCTAGTGCTCAAACTTCATTGGAAActtaacaaattaaagattcAAACCTGCAACTTTAGGTGGTCAGTGAAATATTATATACGGAAAGGTATAcatttgatttcttctttttctaattATGCAATAGATTTCATTTATCAGTTGCTCCATTTCACTTTTTACCaaaatttaatactccgtacagTACATCATCAGCAGGTCTCAAACTATTCACTAGTAGTAGTAAGATGGAAACAGTAGAACCGAAATGAAAAATAGACCATAGAACTCACAGAATCAACACAAGGAATTTTATAACGAGTGAACCAGCGGAGCACTTGTTCCCTGAAAGTCTTCCCAACGTCAATCAGTATATACTTGTGCTCACCATTCCTGGGAGAATAATCTATAAGGAGCGATGTATTGCACCTACAGATCAAATGCACAGTCACTTCATTACCAGCCACAATAAGCCAACATcataaataatcataata
It includes:
- the LOC116031517 gene encoding uncharacterized protein LOC116031517, with the protein product MWLSIFTIIWSYLVLAKYITEQRIVEEEEMACFIPFNDRNLDLSFFIFRPTIVIVDQLVDYLKHFSSTTHTLGCVHSAIFRSIHGSLIIWYGSWIKKSSDKDRDSLNASLLSMLSGGVSSMAIILEHGFYEAFAGEARDGTPAARFYTGDTVSMNALSLSTREVDLNRFSYACLAIFKDRFLRMDGAKGGACLKSRGLSRVCAVFVWRSLQSCYSYILNDDYRSSVLAYLDGMSMDIKYDIFRVVYVSGENAMDFHFFPPHRLLETKGVHDSNKVAD
- the LOC116031838 gene encoding putative hydrolase C777.06c; the encoded protein is MATAAVAGMNGGLEPQSALIFLGTGCSSAVPNALCLIRPSDPPCQVCSQSLSVPPEQNPNYRCNTSLLIDYSPRNGEHKYILIDVGKTFREQVLRWFTRYKIPCVDSIVLTHEHADAVLGLDDIRAVQPFSPTNDIDPTPVFLNQYAMDSLAVKFPYLVQKKLKAGQEVRRVAQLDWQIIENDCTKPFVASGLEFVPLPVMHGEDYVCLGFLFGGKYRVAYISDVSRFLPSTESYISKDSGQQLDLLILDSLYKTGSHNVHLCFPQTLDAIKRLCPKRAFLIGMTHEFDHHKDNAFLMEWSKREGIQVQLAYDGLRVPIDL